ATTATAGGCTCGGTATTAAAAGGCGCGCCTGCCACTTCATTCCCCCAACCCCGGTAAGACCAGAAGTAAAATAAAAAAGGCGCCCGGTTAAAGGCGCCTTTTTCTATTGCTGTCTGATTATTACTTTTTTCCTTTGCCTTTTTCTTCCTTTACTTTCTTGGCTGCGTCTTCAACCGCGCCCTTAATTTCTTCTGTTTTACCCTTCATTTCTTTTTTCATCTTTTCTTCTTTGGATTTATTTTCCTTCATCATCTTCTTTTCTTCTTTGGACATGCCGTTCCATCTTTCTTTTGCCTTTGCAAGCTTTTCAGCCCTTTTTTCTTCGCTCATATTTGTCCAGCGTTTTTCTGCTTTTGCAACAAGTTCAGCCCTTTTTTCAGGCGTAAGGCCGTTTATTTTTTCCTGCGCCTTTGCCTTTATCTGCGCTTTTTCCGCTTCCGGAAGGGCATTCATCTTTTCAGCCGCTTTTGCCTTAACCGCTTCTTTCTGTTCTTCTGTCAATCCATTAAACTTTTTTTCAACTTTTGCCTGTTCTGCGGCTTTCTTCTTGTCATTCATCTTTGCGTACTTTTTTTCAAGTTTCTTTCCGGCTGCCACTTTTCCTGCTTCTGTCATTTTACCAGTTGCTTCCGCAATTGCCGCTTCCTGCTGCTGTACCGGGAGAGCTTCATAAACCACTTCTTCCACTACTGCTTCATCCTTTGCAATGTCTGTTGCTTCATCCGCAATTGCTGCAGCTGCGAATGTCATGAAAAACATTACCATAAAAAAACCAAGTCCTTTTTTCATTTCTATTTCTCCTTCTTTGGAATAAATTTCTGTTATTCACAAGAATAACAGTAGAATTTTTAGCGTGAATTTTTGATGTGTTAATTTGAATTATATTCTCATAATACTCCTTTGTCAAGTACCGGGTCAAATCTGCTGAATTTCCGCGCTCAGGATTTTGTAAAACTTTTCAGACGCCCCTTTTTCCAGCCATGGCGTGTGTCCGCAGTTTTCAATAAGGATAAATTTTGAATTTTTAACCGCCTGTTCAAGCGGTATCTTCACCCCATCCGCCGGATGCGGGTCATAATCACCGTGAATTGCCGTTACAGGGCACTGTACTTCCCTTAAAAAATTAATCAGCCCGCCGCTTTTTCTTAATTCTGCCGCTTCTTTCCAGACTTTATTGAATATTTCTGCGTTTAATTTTACTTCATCTTTGCTGTCTATCGGGTCATAACTGTCCGCCCTGCCAAATATTTCACCAAACCTTTTAAAAGCAGCCGGGCTTTGCATATGCGCGCTTAACTTTTCAAGTTCTTCTTTTTCTTTTGGCTCAAGCCTTTCCATGCGGGTCTTTTCTATCTGCAGGGCATATTCTTCTTCAAACGGCCCGCTTGATATAAGGATAAGCTTTTTTACATGTGAAGGATACGCGGCGGCGAATATAACGGAAAGCCAGGCCCCCCAGGAATAACCGATAAGTACAACAGGAATATCCGCGTACTTTTCAATACAATCTTTAAGCTCATTAACCTGCCCTTTTATTGTATCCTGTTTCTGATACG
The sequence above is a segment of the Candidatus Goldiibacteriota bacterium HGW-Goldbacteria-1 genome. Coding sequences within it:
- a CDS encoding alpha/beta hydrolase, with product MKKYGIAPYTVAVIHGGPGAAGEMAPVSEELSELTGVLEPYQKQDTIKGQVNELKDCIEKYADIPVVLIGYSWGAWLSVIFAAAYPSHVKKLILISSGPFEEEYALQIEKTRMERLEPKEKEELEKLSAHMQSPAAFKRFGEIFGRADSYDPIDSKDEVKLNAEIFNKVWKEAAELRKSGGLINFLREVQCPVTAIHGDYDPHPADGVKIPLEQAVKNSKFILIENCGHTPWLEKGASEKFYKILSAEIQQI